In Hymenobacter volaticus, a single window of DNA contains:
- a CDS encoding AraC family transcriptional regulator, translating to MYTLNSQQPVPIHPFERDEVTGSKLFTILRSEGELPYEEDLLIPHRKAYYLLVFVKHNRGRHWVDMTPYERKDNTLYFTAPHQILVKEAATPFWGTRLTFTDEFLALQQNASIRELPLIQNPQNGHELLLTAADGAFVEEMLAKIETEHNRPGEWQHRMLTAYLTVLFTYLSRLYTEQFTGAEPSADKLLLKTYQAKIEECFRELHEVGAYASQLHISAGHLSEVVKAQSGKPAIKHIHERLVLEARRLLFYTSSSLKEIAFDLGFADASYFNRFFKRETGVTPAEYRIAIRKMYQ from the coding sequence ATGTATACGCTTAACAGCCAGCAGCCCGTACCGATACATCCGTTCGAGCGGGACGAAGTAACCGGGAGCAAATTATTTACCATCCTGCGCTCGGAAGGTGAGTTGCCCTACGAGGAGGATTTACTTATACCGCACCGCAAGGCGTACTACCTGCTGGTTTTTGTGAAGCATAACCGCGGCCGCCATTGGGTGGATATGACCCCCTACGAGCGCAAAGACAATACGCTGTATTTCACGGCTCCGCACCAAATTCTGGTCAAGGAGGCGGCCACGCCCTTTTGGGGCACGCGCCTCACCTTTACCGACGAGTTTCTGGCCTTGCAGCAAAACGCGTCCATCCGGGAGCTTCCGCTCATCCAGAATCCTCAGAACGGGCACGAGTTGCTGCTCACAGCGGCGGATGGCGCTTTTGTGGAAGAAATGCTGGCCAAAATCGAGACCGAGCACAACCGTCCTGGCGAGTGGCAGCATCGAATGCTCACTGCTTACCTAACGGTGTTGTTCACATACTTGAGCCGGCTGTACACCGAGCAGTTTACGGGCGCCGAGCCGTCGGCCGACAAGCTGTTGCTGAAAACCTACCAAGCCAAGATCGAGGAATGCTTCCGCGAGTTGCACGAGGTGGGCGCGTACGCGTCGCAACTCCACATTTCAGCGGGCCATTTAAGCGAGGTGGTGAAGGCCCAAAGTGGCAAGCCCGCTATTAAACACATTCATGAACGGCTCGTGCTCGAAGCCCGGCGCCTGCTTTTTTACACCTCTTCTTCGCTCAAGGAAATTGCCTTCGACCTAGGGTTTGCGGACGCATCCTACTTCAACCGCTTCTTCAAGCGCGAAACCGGCGTCACCCCGGCCGAGTACCGTATTGCCATCCGCAAAATGTACCAGTAA
- a CDS encoding SDR family oxidoreductase, translated as MKTALITGANKSIGFETARQLLQHGYYVYLGSRDLQKGQQAVDQLKAEGFPQVEPIQIDVVDSNSIAAARQALGEKINVLDVLVNNAGILGDASQPALTSSIGMIKEVFKTNVFGVIEVTQAFIDLLQQSAAPRIVNVTSGLGSLTLHNDPSWKYYPVKGAAYQPSKAALNAYTIMLAYELRDTQFKVNAVDPGYTATDFNHHSGPGSVSDAAARVVKAALLGPDGPTSQFFSDDNAPETGISPW; from the coding sequence ATGAAAACCGCACTCATCACCGGCGCCAACAAAAGCATTGGCTTTGAAACGGCCCGGCAGTTACTCCAGCACGGCTACTATGTGTACTTAGGCAGCCGCGATTTGCAAAAAGGCCAACAGGCAGTTGACCAATTAAAGGCGGAAGGCTTTCCGCAAGTGGAACCCATCCAAATTGACGTAGTCGATAGCAACTCCATTGCCGCTGCCCGGCAGGCGCTAGGCGAAAAAATCAACGTTCTGGACGTGCTTGTCAACAATGCGGGCATTCTCGGAGACGCGTCGCAACCGGCGCTTACCAGCAGCATCGGCATGATTAAAGAGGTGTTTAAAACCAACGTGTTCGGCGTGATTGAAGTGACACAGGCCTTTATCGACTTGCTGCAACAGTCGGCTGCGCCCCGGATTGTAAACGTGACATCGGGACTGGGCTCGTTGACTCTGCACAACGACCCTTCCTGGAAGTATTACCCGGTGAAGGGCGCCGCCTACCAGCCCTCCAAAGCAGCCCTCAACGCCTACACGATTATGCTGGCATACGAACTGCGCGATACCCAGTTCAAGGTAAACGCCGTGGACCCCGGCTATACTGCCACCGACTTCAATCACCACAGTGGGCCCGGTAGTGTGTCCGATGCCGCGGCTCGCGTTGTAAAAGCCGCCCTGTTAGGCCCAGATGGCCCAACAAGCCAATTTTTCAGTGATGATAACGCGCCAGAAACCGGCATTAGTCCCTGGTAA
- a CDS encoding winged helix-turn-helix transcriptional regulator, whose amino-acid sequence MLGQPAGDMSTCPVRKAMNLIGSKWKMLLLQNLGSGRKRYGELKRLLPDISEKMLIQELKDLVASGLVDKRVYPEIPPRVEYSLTANGQQALPVLDSVVAFGNTYMQGRS is encoded by the coding sequence GTGCTGGGGCAACCAGCCGGTGATATGTCGACTTGCCCTGTGCGCAAGGCCATGAACCTAATTGGTAGTAAGTGGAAAATGTTGTTGCTGCAAAACCTAGGCAGCGGCCGAAAGCGCTACGGTGAGTTGAAGCGGTTGCTACCGGACATCAGCGAGAAAATGCTTATTCAAGAGTTGAAGGATCTGGTTGCTTCTGGACTGGTCGACAAACGTGTTTACCCGGAAATTCCGCCCCGCGTGGAGTATTCGCTGACGGCCAACGGCCAGCAGGCCCTGCCGGTGCTGGACAGCGTGGTGGCCTTCGGCAATACATACATGCAGGGTCGGTCTTAA
- a CDS encoding alpha/beta hydrolase yields the protein MSLSVEPTEFQALTPADRVVVSQMRQNLDPYKGLVDGPAMREHFDTLIAATPAAAGVTYEAATVGGVAGWWCRPAVHRVTTSVVLYLHGGAYVAGSATAYRHFVGQLAARVEVDFFVPDYRLAPEHPFPAAVEDAQAVYWGLLSAGWQHIAICGDSAGGGLALTTLALVTAEAARTSGMVPPQAGVVFSPWTDLALTSPSMQTQADADFLLTKNWLSQQAAHYLQGHAAHDPNASPVYGSFAGLPPLQVHIGHDEILRDDSLRYVAQARAEGVAVELHVWEGMPHVFAVNVGILEAAEQALLRVSAFLAENLK from the coding sequence ATGAGCTTATCTGTTGAACCAACCGAATTTCAGGCGCTTACACCCGCTGACCGCGTAGTTGTCTCCCAGATGCGCCAAAACCTAGATCCTTATAAGGGCTTAGTAGATGGCCCCGCCATGCGAGAGCACTTTGATACGCTTATAGCCGCTACGCCGGCAGCAGCAGGAGTGACCTACGAGGCGGCCACCGTGGGCGGGGTTGCAGGCTGGTGGTGTCGCCCGGCCGTCCACCGGGTTACTACCAGTGTAGTTCTTTACCTGCACGGCGGGGCTTACGTAGCCGGCTCGGCTACTGCTTACCGTCATTTTGTAGGGCAGTTAGCTGCTCGCGTGGAGGTCGATTTTTTTGTGCCTGACTACCGCTTGGCGCCCGAACACCCTTTTCCCGCCGCCGTCGAGGATGCCCAAGCAGTGTACTGGGGACTACTCTCCGCTGGCTGGCAGCACATTGCTATCTGCGGCGACTCGGCGGGCGGCGGACTCGCTCTCACCACTCTGGCCCTGGTTACAGCTGAAGCGGCGCGTACATCGGGCATGGTACCCCCGCAGGCGGGCGTAGTTTTCTCACCCTGGACCGACCTTGCCCTGACTTCACCAAGTATGCAGACTCAAGCCGACGCGGATTTTCTGTTAACCAAGAACTGGTTATCTCAGCAGGCAGCCCACTATCTGCAAGGCCACGCAGCTCATGATCCCAATGCTTCGCCGGTGTATGGTAGTTTCGCTGGCCTGCCACCCCTGCAAGTGCACATCGGCCACGACGAGATATTGCGCGACGATTCTTTGCGCTACGTAGCGCAGGCCCGTGCCGAAGGTGTAGCCGTCGAACTTCACGTGTGGGAAGGAATGCCGCACGTCTTTGCCGTCAACGTGGGCATCCTGGAGGCGGCTGAGCAGGCATTGCTACGCGTCAGTGCTTTCTTGGCTGAAAACTTGAAGTAA
- a CDS encoding Dabb family protein: MNAPSPQEPFVHHVLFYTKATANEADKAKLLEGLRKLAGVPSIKMSHIGVPAATNRDVIERTYAYSWLCLFESAADEEDYQQHPIHDEFRNQYAIYWDKVVIYDSIGVPSTQS; this comes from the coding sequence ATGAATGCGCCTTCGCCACAAGAACCTTTCGTTCACCATGTACTATTTTATACCAAAGCCACCGCTAACGAGGCCGACAAGGCCAAGCTTCTAGAAGGGCTACGGAAGCTAGCGGGCGTTCCTTCAATCAAAATGTCGCATATCGGGGTACCAGCCGCTACCAACCGCGACGTGATTGAGCGGACGTACGCCTACTCGTGGCTGTGTTTATTTGAGAGTGCGGCAGATGAAGAAGACTACCAGCAGCATCCTATCCACGACGAGTTTCGGAACCAGTATGCTATCTACTGGGATAAGGTGGTTATCTATGACTCGATTGGGGTGCCTTCTACGCAGAGCTAG
- a CDS encoding barstar family protein produces the protein MTLDLTDITTKQDLHELFKAGLGFPEWYGSSWDAFWDCIVAIVELPESLTLQNWEDFAQACPRDMAILRQVIQDYEEYRPGKRIILSANPTSS, from the coding sequence ATGACTCTTGACTTAACTGACATCACCACAAAACAAGACTTGCATGAGTTGTTTAAAGCCGGGCTGGGCTTTCCAGAATGGTATGGGTCTAGTTGGGATGCCTTTTGGGATTGTATCGTCGCTATAGTAGAACTACCCGAGTCATTAACACTACAGAATTGGGAAGATTTTGCGCAAGCCTGCCCGAGGGATATGGCCATTCTGCGGCAGGTAATCCAGGACTACGAAGAATACCGACCAGGCAAGCGTATCATACTTTCGGCCAATCCAACTAGCTCGTAA
- a CDS encoding aminotransferase class V-fold PLP-dependent enzyme has translation MAQQTIDGMLNYISGGMANLHGTFATSRATDALLEAGRQGIADLLNCQPQEVAFGQNMTSLAFAIARSLATFIHTGDEIVVTELDHRANVDPWVTLAKDCGAVVKFIPVNLETYTLELVQIDELITSNTKLVAVTMSSNVVGTVPPVEQIIARAKAVGAWVVLDAVHATPHYPIDFQKLGADILFCSAYKFFGPHLGIAVVSAGLFDKLPVYKLAPAPTYIPDKLETGTQNHEGIAGLLGALAFIETLGEGTTRPQRLRTAMQAIEVHEQAQAHRLESFLQELPQVRVYRAPADTRKTPTVAFTLENVNSREACAWFAEHYNLAIADGHFYASTLAEKLGIMAQGGWIRLGLAPYNTDQEIELFRTALLDFLKEGA, from the coding sequence ATGGCCCAGCAAACTATCGACGGCATGCTCAACTACATCAGCGGTGGTATGGCCAATCTACATGGCACTTTTGCCACCAGCCGCGCGACGGATGCGCTGCTAGAAGCCGGCCGGCAGGGTATAGCGGACTTGCTGAATTGCCAACCACAGGAAGTTGCGTTTGGCCAGAATATGACGTCACTAGCCTTTGCCATTGCGCGTAGTCTCGCCACGTTCATCCACACCGGCGATGAAATCGTCGTGACAGAACTCGACCATCGCGCCAATGTAGACCCGTGGGTCACGCTCGCCAAGGACTGTGGCGCAGTAGTGAAATTCATTCCCGTCAACCTCGAAACTTATACGCTCGAGCTCGTTCAGATAGATGAGCTGATTACTTCTAACACCAAGCTGGTCGCCGTTACCATGTCGTCGAACGTGGTTGGCACCGTGCCGCCGGTCGAGCAAATCATTGCGCGGGCCAAAGCCGTTGGGGCCTGGGTGGTGCTGGATGCGGTACATGCAACGCCACATTATCCGATTGATTTTCAAAAGCTCGGGGCTGATATACTGTTTTGCTCGGCGTATAAGTTCTTCGGACCGCACCTCGGTATTGCGGTGGTATCAGCAGGACTTTTCGACAAGTTGCCTGTGTACAAGCTCGCACCCGCTCCAACCTACATCCCCGATAAGCTGGAAACGGGCACTCAAAATCACGAGGGGATTGCAGGTTTGCTAGGAGCTCTGGCTTTTATCGAAACCCTTGGTGAGGGTACCACCCGCCCGCAACGGTTGCGCACCGCCATGCAAGCTATTGAAGTGCACGAGCAAGCGCAGGCACACCGGCTAGAATCCTTCTTGCAGGAACTGCCGCAGGTGCGAGTATACCGTGCGCCAGCCGATACGCGCAAAACCCCAACCGTGGCATTCACGCTTGAAAACGTGAATTCACGCGAAGCCTGTGCTTGGTTTGCCGAGCATTACAACCTAGCAATTGCCGACGGTCATTTCTACGCTTCTACCTTAGCTGAAAAGCTAGGGATTATGGCACAAGGTGGATGGATCCGATTGGGATTAGCACCATACAATACCGATCAAGAAATCGAATTATTTCGAACTGCACTGCTAGACTTCTTGAAAGAAGGCGCATAG
- a CDS encoding tyrosine-type recombinase/integrase, with product MAREELARLGEATKAVGQARHLDDFAEKAARYVAAGLDGADNTKEAYAGDWKRFAKWCLEYNCSPLPADVPTLVGFVTYLTEQRRKTATIRRHIASVTKAHKLAGVPSPSTEERFKVFIKGVTRVEGVRQHQAPAFTLDHFKRVIQAIDTSRPAGLRDRALLLLGFSGAFRREELANVNIEHLQFDADGLLVDLPRSKTNQKGEGEEKAVFYSADRRTCPVRAVKEWLELLQAHGHSSGPLFVSFRRGQRLSTRRLNTDSLNLLVQQYLGRKFTAHSLRASFVTIAKLKGVDDSKIMNQTKHKTTAMIRRYTRIDNVRQHNAAQEIGL from the coding sequence ATGGCTAGAGAAGAACTTGCACGTTTAGGGGAAGCAACCAAAGCCGTCGGTCAAGCCCGGCATCTCGACGATTTTGCCGAAAAGGCAGCGCGCTACGTGGCCGCGGGCCTAGACGGAGCCGACAACACCAAGGAAGCATATGCCGGTGACTGGAAGCGCTTTGCCAAATGGTGTTTGGAATACAACTGCTCGCCCTTGCCAGCGGACGTACCCACGCTCGTTGGCTTTGTCACTTACCTGACCGAGCAGCGTCGTAAGACGGCCACCATCCGGCGCCACATTGCTTCCGTCACGAAAGCCCACAAGTTAGCCGGTGTGCCCTCGCCGAGCACTGAAGAACGGTTTAAGGTCTTCATAAAGGGCGTCACTCGCGTCGAGGGCGTGCGACAGCACCAAGCGCCGGCCTTCACGCTCGACCATTTCAAGCGCGTCATCCAGGCCATTGACACCAGTCGCCCCGCGGGCCTGCGGGACCGGGCGCTGTTGTTGCTCGGCTTTAGCGGGGCTTTCCGCCGCGAAGAGTTGGCTAACGTCAATATCGAGCACTTGCAGTTCGATGCGGATGGCTTGCTGGTGGACTTGCCGCGCAGCAAAACCAACCAGAAAGGCGAAGGCGAAGAAAAGGCTGTCTTCTATTCCGCCGACCGCCGCACTTGCCCGGTGCGGGCCGTCAAGGAGTGGCTGGAGTTATTGCAGGCGCACGGGCACAGCAGCGGCCCCTTGTTTGTGTCCTTTCGCCGGGGCCAGCGGCTGAGTACACGCCGCTTGAACACCGACTCGTTGAACCTGCTGGTGCAGCAGTATCTGGGCCGCAAGTTCACGGCCCACTCGCTGCGGGCCTCGTTCGTCACCATTGCCAAACTCAAAGGCGTCGATGACAGCAAGATCATGAACCAGACCAAGCACAAAACCACGGCCATGATTCGTCGCTACACCCGTATTGACAACGTGCGCCAACACAATGCCGCCCAAGAGATTGGGTTGTAG